A genome region from Vibrio tapetis subsp. tapetis includes the following:
- a CDS encoding carbamoyltransferase C-terminal domain-containing protein: MNVLGIYDGHNSSASLSINGEVVCAVQEERFTKRKNEVGFPTNAVRYIMEKFELCNENLDIVAMSTIDRTDINNIKYPLDTVFGVNDHIDMMKNYWKPKLAGDEFPKDYVKKVFKNKFDNEKTFYNIPDSYYDLSVEEKQEKVTEVIVQDIAQFLNINKEKIKFYDHHTCHAMYGYFANTNKKNKTAAITVDAYGDGKNQTVWKIENDKFELVSESSQCEIARLYRMVTLYLRMKPLEHEFKVMGLAPYAKEKYSDEVVTIFEELLDFEGMNVVHKNRPNDLYEFLNEKLQYFRFDNIAGGIQQYTENILTEMFSRVYKETGFTNFVFSGGVAMNVKASKALGELDFVDDLFVAGSASDESQCIGACYLANYENGITNMPLESLYLGTENTTDEVESYILEYKLAEKYEVSEATNDRVAKLLADGEVVSRVCGKMEFGSRALGNRSILANPSNPNIIQHINELIKGRDFWMPFAATVLDTFSDKYLVNDKKFDARYMAVAMDTRKEYLNDIKAGTHPYDETIRPQILTKKQNSEYYELITAFSKLTGIGALFNTSYNLHGLPVVNDIEDAIHVFENSGLRHLVLNDKLISKV, encoded by the coding sequence ATGAACGTATTAGGTATATATGATGGGCATAACTCTTCGGCTTCATTGTCTATCAATGGGGAAGTTGTATGTGCAGTACAAGAAGAGAGATTTACCAAACGAAAGAATGAAGTGGGATTCCCTACTAATGCCGTAAGATACATTATGGAAAAGTTTGAACTTTGCAACGAAAACCTTGATATCGTTGCGATGTCCACGATAGATAGAACCGATATCAATAATATCAAATACCCGCTTGATACAGTTTTTGGTGTAAACGATCATATAGATATGATGAAGAATTATTGGAAGCCTAAACTTGCAGGTGATGAGTTTCCAAAGGATTATGTGAAAAAAGTTTTCAAAAATAAATTTGATAATGAGAAAACATTCTATAATATTCCTGATAGCTATTACGACCTTAGTGTCGAAGAAAAACAAGAAAAGGTAACAGAAGTAATTGTGCAAGATATTGCTCAATTTCTTAATATAAATAAAGAAAAGATAAAATTCTATGACCATCATACATGCCATGCAATGTATGGTTATTTTGCTAATACCAATAAGAAGAACAAAACGGCAGCAATAACAGTTGACGCATATGGTGACGGTAAAAACCAAACTGTCTGGAAAATTGAAAACGATAAATTTGAGCTGGTTAGCGAAAGCAGTCAATGTGAAATAGCGCGACTATACAGGATGGTAACACTGTACCTTCGAATGAAGCCGCTTGAACACGAATTTAAGGTGATGGGTTTAGCTCCTTATGCCAAAGAAAAATATTCAGATGAAGTGGTAACGATCTTTGAAGAGCTGTTAGATTTCGAAGGTATGAACGTTGTACATAAAAATAGACCAAATGACCTTTACGAATTTTTAAATGAAAAGCTACAATATTTCCGCTTTGATAATATTGCGGGTGGTATTCAACAGTATACAGAAAACATACTTACAGAAATGTTTTCAAGGGTTTACAAAGAAACTGGATTCACCAACTTTGTCTTTAGCGGCGGGGTAGCTATGAACGTCAAAGCAAGTAAAGCATTGGGGGAATTAGATTTTGTTGATGATTTGTTTGTTGCTGGTTCAGCTTCAGATGAGTCTCAATGTATTGGCGCATGTTATCTAGCAAACTATGAAAATGGCATTACAAACATGCCACTGGAAAGCCTATATTTAGGCACTGAAAATACAACAGATGAAGTTGAATCCTATATTTTAGAGTATAAGCTAGCTGAAAAATATGAGGTATCGGAAGCTACTAATGATCGAGTTGCCAAGTTGTTGGCAGATGGTGAAGTCGTATCAAGAGTATGTGGGAAAATGGAATTTGGTTCTCGTGCTTTAGGTAATCGAAGCATCCTGGCAAACCCATCTAACCCTAATATTATTCAACATATCAATGAGTTGATTAAGGGAAGAGACTTTTGGATGCCTTTCGCTGCAACTGTTTTGGACACTTTTTCAGATAAATATTTAGTGAACGATAAGAAATTTGATGCTAGATACATGGCTGTCGCTATGGATACAAGAAAAGAATATTTAAATGATATCAAAGCCGGTACTCACCCGTACGATGAAACGATAAGACCTCAGATTTTAACGAAGAAACAAAACAGCGAATACTATGAGTTAATTACGGCGTTTTCAAAACTTACCGGAATCGGGGCATTATTTAATACAAGCTATAACTTACATGGATTACCTGTTGTAAATGATATAGAGGATGCAATCCATGTATTTGAGAACTCTGGTTTACGTCACTTAGTACTTAATGACAAACTAATATCTAAAGTATAA
- a CDS encoding acyltransferase, with the protein MIKRILKKLTFLTRANRIGPDMLLTHWMLHSRWLGRLLCEKKLKYLGVGASIRPGAYAIETHNISLGKNVVIRPGCMLFSDPHLGGSEIVIEDDVLVGSCVHIYVDNHAFGNIDKPISEQGFTSSKTVKIKKGAWVGANVTVLAGVTIGTNSVVAAGSIVTKSVPDYCVVAGNPAKLISDKNAQ; encoded by the coding sequence GTGATTAAGCGTATTTTAAAAAAACTAACTTTTCTCACAAGGGCTAATCGTATTGGTCCAGATATGCTTTTGACGCATTGGATGCTGCATTCTAGATGGTTGGGACGATTATTATGCGAAAAAAAGTTAAAATATCTTGGAGTTGGTGCTTCAATTAGGCCTGGAGCGTATGCCATAGAAACTCATAATATTTCACTGGGAAAAAATGTGGTTATAAGGCCTGGTTGTATGCTATTTTCTGATCCCCATTTAGGTGGTTCTGAAATTGTAATTGAAGATGATGTCTTAGTTGGTTCTTGCGTGCATATTTATGTTGATAATCATGCGTTTGGTAATATAGATAAACCAATATCTGAGCAAGGTTTTACTTCTTCTAAAACGGTAAAGATTAAAAAAGGTGCATGGGTTGGTGCTAATGTAACGGTATTGGCAGGAGTGACTATCGGAACTAATTCTGTAGTTGCGGCAGGATCAATTGTAACTAAGTCAGTACCTGATTATTGTGTTGTTGCAGGCAATCCGGCTAAATTAATTAGTGACAAAAATGCTCAATAA